A DNA window from Gillisia sp. Hel1_33_143 contains the following coding sequences:
- a CDS encoding DUF2892 domain-containing protein, translating to MKKNMGIIDRISRVIIAVIVGVLVWQGSIESPWSYIAIIVAGVFLLTSLVSFCPLYKLININTCPTK from the coding sequence ATGAAAAAAAATATGGGAATAATAGATCGCATAAGTCGTGTTATTATTGCAGTGATTGTTGGAGTTTTGGTCTGGCAGGGATCTATTGAAAGTCCATGGTCTTATATTGCAATAATTGTTGCGGGAGTATTTCTATTAACGAGCTTAGTAAGCTTTTGCCCTTTATATAAATTGATTAATATAAATACCTGTCCAACAAAATAG
- a CDS encoding FAD/NAD(P)-binding oxidoreductase — MSNHYQILIIGGGTAGIMTAAQLLKQKISSSIAIIEPASTHYYQPAWTLVGAGTYDYDKTGRPMAKVIPKGAKWIKDKAAAFEADKNTVVTAQNGSITYDFLVVAPGLAYDFSLVPGLGEAMDKGVVCSNYTDPKHTWDVVKNFKGGTALFTQPATPIKCGGAPQKIMYLAESYFKKSGVRSKTDVVFATAGTVIFGVKEIAETLMKVVDRKDINLRFNHKLVEVDSQNQIAWYELTKAVKIGGCVVMSNEDDENSLDETFEYNYKDVKVTVKDGRYGIHYDMLHTAPPSVAPKFVQESNLVNNAGWLDVDHETMQHLKYPNIFGLGDVAALPTAKTGAAIRKQVPIVVDNLHLLIESNHIGTMAYNGYSSCPLVTDYGKMVLAEFDYKNQFLPDPKLKNLLIFDSSKEHWRLWMLKKYGLPYLYWNKMLKGEDV; from the coding sequence ATGTCAAATCATTATCAAATTCTGATTATTGGTGGAGGTACTGCTGGAATTATGACTGCTGCACAACTTTTAAAGCAGAAAATATCTTCCAGTATAGCTATAATTGAACCTGCCTCCACACATTATTATCAACCTGCCTGGACCTTAGTAGGTGCTGGCACTTATGATTATGATAAGACAGGAAGACCAATGGCTAAAGTTATCCCTAAAGGAGCGAAGTGGATCAAGGATAAGGCTGCAGCTTTTGAAGCCGATAAAAATACAGTGGTAACAGCACAAAACGGTTCTATTACTTATGATTTTTTGGTGGTGGCTCCAGGTCTTGCCTATGATTTTAGTTTAGTACCAGGGCTAGGCGAAGCAATGGATAAAGGTGTAGTTTGTAGCAATTATACAGACCCAAAACATACTTGGGATGTTGTAAAGAATTTTAAGGGTGGTACGGCCTTGTTTACACAGCCTGCAACTCCCATTAAATGTGGAGGTGCACCACAAAAGATAATGTACTTGGCAGAAAGCTATTTCAAAAAGAGCGGAGTTCGTTCTAAAACAGATGTTGTTTTTGCTACCGCAGGAACTGTGATCTTTGGAGTAAAAGAGATAGCAGAAACTCTTATGAAAGTAGTTGATAGGAAAGATATTAACCTACGTTTTAATCATAAGCTTGTAGAAGTAGATTCGCAAAATCAAATTGCCTGGTATGAGCTTACCAAAGCTGTAAAAATTGGTGGATGTGTTGTAATGTCTAATGAAGACGATGAAAATTCTTTAGATGAAACTTTTGAGTACAATTACAAGGATGTGAAAGTAACAGTTAAAGATGGTAGATATGGAATTCATTATGATATGCTCCATACTGCGCCTCCTTCTGTAGCGCCTAAATTTGTACAAGAATCTAATCTAGTTAATAATGCAGGATGGTTAGATGTAGATCATGAAACCATGCAGCATCTTAAGTATCCAAATATTTTTGGATTAGGCGATGTAGCGGCGCTTCCAACGGCTAAAACCGGGGCGGCTATAAGAAAACAAGTTCCTATTGTTGTAGATAATTTACATTTATTAATAGAATCTAACCATATTGGAACCATGGCTTATAATGGGTACTCTTCATGTCCTTTAGTTACAGATTACGGGAAAATGGTTTTAGCTGAATTTGATTATAAGAATCAATTTCTTCCAGATCCAAAGCTAAAAAATTTATTGATCTTTGATAGTTCTAAAGAGCACTGGCGTTTGTGGATGTTAAAAAAATACGGACTACCTTATCTGTATTGGAATAAGATGTTGAAGGGAGAAGATGTATAA
- a CDS encoding aspartate/glutamate racemase family protein, with product MKLLGLIGGTSYHSTMVYYRMINEMVGKVIGSQANPPLLIYSLNIELMRAQDIDKINLEYLNIAKKLESAGAKAIVICANTPHMAYDFVQPKISIPILHIADAIGIEAERLGLKTLGLLGNKPTMTKGFISSTLKKRYNIETIIPEPIRIQEAHNFVSNELTQGIFSETAKGFFTNQMKLLKKRGAEGIILGCTELPILFENTHFKLPLLATTDLHAQMATDFILGSYEPNL from the coding sequence ATGAAATTATTAGGGCTCATAGGTGGAACTTCTTATCATTCTACAATGGTATATTATAGAATGATTAATGAAATGGTTGGCAAAGTGATAGGTTCTCAAGCAAATCCGCCGCTGTTAATATATAGTTTGAACATTGAATTAATGCGGGCTCAAGATATTGATAAAATCAATCTCGAATATTTAAATATAGCTAAGAAGCTAGAATCTGCGGGAGCAAAAGCTATTGTTATATGTGCTAATACTCCTCATATGGCTTATGATTTTGTTCAGCCTAAGATCAGTATTCCAATTCTCCATATTGCAGATGCTATAGGAATAGAAGCAGAAAGATTAGGCCTTAAAACTTTGGGCTTATTAGGAAATAAACCTACCATGACAAAAGGATTTATTTCCTCTACATTAAAGAAGAGATATAATATAGAAACGATCATCCCAGAACCTATCAGAATACAAGAAGCTCACAATTTTGTTTCCAATGAGTTAACACAAGGAATCTTTTCTGAAACTGCTAAAGGCTTTTTTACAAATCAAATGAAATTGCTTAAAAAGCGTGGTGCAGAAGGAATAATTTTAGGATGTACAGAATTACCTATCTTATTTGAAAATACTCATTTTAAGTTGCCTCTTTTAGCCACTACAGATCTTCATGCACAAATGGCTACAGATTTTATTTTAGGCTCCTATGAGCCTAATTTATAG
- a CDS encoding c-type cytochrome, whose product MKFIAIFIMILLLSTGCKQKSDAAYTSEIIPSNTTALNGKLLMEQKCYVCHSPSKSMQDRLAPPMIAVKKHYITEGITNKEFALELWKWVENPSKENSKMKGAINRFGIMPKQSFEKEEITAIAYYLYGNEIEQPEWIEEHMGKMRGRKRMN is encoded by the coding sequence ATGAAGTTTATCGCGATCTTTATAATGATATTACTGTTGTCTACGGGTTGCAAGCAAAAATCTGATGCAGCGTATACTTCTGAAATCATTCCCTCCAATACTACAGCTTTAAATGGAAAACTTTTGATGGAACAGAAATGCTATGTATGTCATAGTCCATCTAAATCCATGCAAGATAGATTAGCCCCACCAATGATCGCGGTTAAGAAGCATTATATAACCGAGGGTATCACTAACAAAGAATTTGCTTTAGAGCTATGGAAGTGGGTGGAAAATCCATCCAAAGAAAACTCTAAAATGAAAGGTGCTATAAACAGGTTTGGGATCATGCCTAAACAGTCTTTTGAAAAGGAAGAGATAACTGCCATCGCTTATTATTTATATGGTAATGAAATAGAACAACCCGAATGGATCGAGGAGCATATGGGTAAAATGAGAGGGAGAAAAAGAATGAATTAA
- a CDS encoding rhodanese-like domain-containing protein yields MKKILLIMAFLSTLFAAKAQELTNINILTVSEFNQQTLNNDVQLIDVRTEKEFNEGAIEGARNMDFLQQESFIKQIEKLDKNRPVYLYCRSGNRSHQAAEQLKNMGFDTVYDLEGGYSLWSAKK; encoded by the coding sequence ATGAAAAAGATACTATTGATTATGGCGTTTTTAAGCACATTATTTGCTGCAAAAGCTCAGGAATTAACTAATATAAACATCCTAACTGTTTCAGAATTTAACCAGCAAACATTGAATAATGATGTTCAGTTAATAGATGTTAGAACTGAGAAGGAATTTAATGAAGGTGCAATTGAAGGTGCACGTAATATGGACTTTCTTCAACAAGAAAGTTTTATCAAGCAAATTGAAAAATTGGACAAAAATAGGCCGGTATATCTTTATTGTCGTTCCGGGAATCGTAGTCATCAAGCAGCAGAGCAATTAAAGAATATGGGTTTCGATACTGTATATGATCTAGAAGGAGGTTACTCGCTGTGGTCTGCAAAGAAGTAG
- a CDS encoding DUF983 domain-containing protein — MNKVKEHCPKCDLKYSMEPAFYTGAMYVSYAVGVAVAVAVYVLSLIFRLDFGPTEILVSIIIALVITMPYIGAVSKSIWAHFFFKYNAEIAEKVSKSASA, encoded by the coding sequence ATGAATAAGGTGAAAGAGCATTGTCCAAAATGCGATCTAAAATATTCTATGGAGCCGGCATTTTATACTGGTGCCATGTATGTTTCCTATGCGGTGGGTGTGGCAGTTGCAGTAGCAGTTTATGTGTTGTCTTTAATTTTTAGACTCGACTTTGGTCCTACAGAAATTCTGGTAAGTATTATTATTGCCTTAGTTATTACCATGCCCTACATTGGAGCGGTTTCAAAATCTATATGGGCGCACTTCTTCTTTAAGTACAATGCGGAAATAGCTGAAAAGGTTAGCAAAAGTGCTAGTGCCTAA
- a CDS encoding GIY-YIG nuclease family protein, producing the protein MIFIYIQYIKLGVKTKVPFRMVLFSEDLHHDFKVFNIRPEVSIPKKVYALNAIDRLEVLASEPFCNAADELIDLFRDQQLVFSEKEQFNLLKAQFRNIGYNFNLKPTILWFSDKKGNSTLEQLTDLISKRYQPKSLEFAKAIVAEMANYKDQKGQQLEVYKEVHLDHKAHDLSKYNNAAGVYFFLNAAEEVIYVGKTKNIRKRLQSHFSNTAKQTNIDYSHVHDIDVIYTGNDTIAQLVETENIKNLQPLYNSQQITDPDPFIITLSTTAKGISKIKITRKEFDDSLPEKYFNRNSVIESLKDFCIENSLCRKHCSLETVKGPCSNVTKRGIPCVCSDGESIQDYNRRFQIAFDEFRRKATKKIYRLKGRNSSEDAFIYEHNGIYEGYGYIEKAMDISNYNDILGHLVKQKNNYDTTRIVSSITKKINDRDILEL; encoded by the coding sequence ATGATATTTATCTATATTCAATATATAAAACTGGGTGTAAAGACAAAAGTTCCTTTTAGAATGGTTCTTTTTTCTGAAGATCTGCATCACGATTTTAAAGTTTTTAATATAAGGCCGGAGGTTTCTATTCCTAAGAAAGTGTATGCTCTAAATGCAATTGATAGACTGGAAGTATTAGCAAGTGAGCCTTTTTGCAATGCTGCCGATGAGTTGATTGATCTTTTTAGAGATCAGCAACTAGTTTTTAGTGAAAAAGAACAGTTCAATTTGCTAAAGGCTCAATTTAGAAATATTGGCTATAATTTTAATTTGAAGCCTACAATCTTATGGTTTTCAGATAAAAAAGGGAATAGCACACTAGAGCAGCTCACCGATTTGATATCTAAGCGATATCAGCCAAAATCTTTAGAATTTGCTAAAGCTATTGTAGCGGAAATGGCTAATTATAAAGATCAAAAAGGGCAGCAATTAGAAGTTTATAAAGAGGTGCATCTAGATCATAAAGCCCATGATCTTTCAAAATATAATAATGCTGCTGGAGTCTACTTTTTTCTGAATGCAGCGGAGGAGGTGATCTATGTAGGGAAGACCAAAAATATAAGAAAACGCCTGCAAAGTCATTTTTCGAATACTGCCAAACAAACCAATATAGATTATTCTCATGTACACGATATAGATGTGATCTATACCGGTAATGATACGATTGCGCAATTGGTAGAGACCGAAAACATCAAAAATCTACAACCTCTTTACAACTCGCAGCAGATCACAGATCCCGATCCTTTTATTATTACATTAAGCACTACCGCCAAAGGAATCTCGAAGATCAAGATCACCCGTAAAGAATTTGATGACAGTTTACCCGAAAAATATTTCAATCGAAATTCTGTAATAGAATCTCTAAAAGATTTCTGTATTGAGAATAGTTTGTGCAGAAAGCATTGTTCGCTCGAAACGGTGAAAGGGCCTTGTAGCAATGTTACAAAAAGAGGGATTCCCTGTGTTTGTTCTGATGGAGAATCTATACAAGATTATAACAGAAGATTTCAGATCGCTTTTGATGAATTCCGAAGAAAAGCCACTAAAAAGATTTATAGACTAAAAGGTAGAAATAGTTCTGAAGATGCCTTTATCTATGAGCATAACGGAATTTATGAAGGCTATGGTTATATTGAAAAAGCTATGGACATTTCAAATTATAATGATATTTTAGGGCATCTGGTTAAACAAAAGAATAATTACGATACTACCAGGATTGTAAGTTCTATTACAAAAAAGATCAATGATCGAGATATTTTAGAATTGTAG
- a CDS encoding ATP-dependent helicase, whose amino-acid sequence MENHILNEQQKKAVEFSGKHLLVLAGAGTGKTRCIVGRAAYLIEQGTPPEKIQILTFTKRSANEIVERVKSSLSNNQAQSLNGSTFHSWCNQLIVRYPNLFGASNYTVIDPDDQLSVMKMVCGDQVIEYKGIRIKPQQLIDIYSFGRNTRQNLTNSIREKIYKGKVDEETNDEIDIIRPKVAVLLKAYQEKKGEGRYLDYDDLLLIVANRLRNDEEARTILSHQVKHLLIDEFQDTNPLQWYLLEPFLEIAKFYCVGDDAQSIYSFRGADFKNVHLFKERVPDSEILILDKNYRSTQEILDLSNWLLDESSLDYKKKLVATRGEGLKPKLINVASQWEEANFIAENILENFSENNKSFIDHLILSKSTYYTKPLQAVFIQKKIPYVTYGGRKFMEAAHIKDVISALRVVNNVYDEIGWMRFLTFWDGIGEIRAGKYISKILEFKDPLECAQNLEDVIGGADGEKIGDIYNTIFINSGNVKRAIKETYSKMEMPLAFKYRKDWEEKRKSDFPVLEMLGDNYSTIGQLISEGILENAKQLNGEPVLEGSQLNDSEIKDHVIISTVHSAKGLESDVCYVLNVSPKVYPSAWNLHSEESIEEDRRVLYVALTRAKNELFITRDTNSINTVNNSESSDATSKYFLEKLPNTLIEQVVNPFSIVKPRDILTPNRIDLSEGMDFS is encoded by the coding sequence TTGGAGAATCATATTCTTAACGAACAGCAGAAGAAGGCGGTAGAATTTAGCGGGAAGCATTTGTTAGTTCTTGCCGGCGCGGGAACGGGTAAAACCAGATGTATTGTGGGAAGAGCTGCTTATCTCATAGAACAAGGTACACCTCCTGAAAAAATCCAAATCTTAACGTTTACAAAAAGATCTGCGAACGAAATTGTAGAGCGGGTAAAATCTTCACTATCTAATAATCAGGCGCAAAGTTTGAATGGGTCTACGTTTCACTCTTGGTGCAACCAACTAATTGTGCGCTATCCCAATTTGTTCGGCGCGTCTAATTATACGGTGATAGATCCAGACGATCAGTTAAGTGTAATGAAAATGGTGTGTGGAGATCAAGTTATTGAGTATAAAGGGATCCGCATAAAACCTCAGCAGTTAATCGATATATATTCTTTCGGAAGAAATACGCGGCAAAATCTTACCAATTCTATTCGGGAAAAGATATATAAAGGGAAGGTGGATGAAGAAACCAATGATGAAATAGATATCATAAGGCCTAAAGTTGCTGTTCTACTGAAAGCTTACCAAGAAAAAAAAGGAGAAGGTCGCTATTTAGATTATGACGATCTTTTACTAATTGTTGCCAACAGATTGCGAAATGATGAAGAAGCGAGAACCATTCTTTCTCACCAGGTAAAGCATTTATTAATTGATGAATTTCAAGATACCAATCCGCTGCAATGGTATTTGTTAGAACCATTCTTAGAAATTGCAAAATTTTACTGTGTGGGAGATGATGCGCAGTCTATCTATTCTTTTAGAGGAGCCGATTTTAAAAACGTGCATTTATTCAAAGAACGTGTGCCGGACTCTGAGATCTTGATCCTTGACAAAAATTATAGATCTACACAGGAAATATTAGATCTGTCGAATTGGCTGTTAGATGAATCGAGTTTAGATTATAAGAAGAAATTGGTTGCTACAAGAGGCGAAGGCCTAAAACCGAAATTGATCAATGTTGCAAGCCAATGGGAAGAAGCTAATTTTATAGCAGAAAATATCCTTGAGAACTTTTCAGAAAACAACAAGAGCTTTATAGATCATTTAATACTTTCAAAATCTACTTATTACACCAAGCCTTTGCAAGCGGTGTTTATTCAGAAGAAGATTCCTTATGTAACCTATGGTGGTAGAAAATTCATGGAAGCTGCTCACATTAAAGATGTAATTTCTGCTCTGAGAGTAGTTAATAATGTGTATGATGAAATTGGATGGATGCGTTTTCTTACTTTTTGGGACGGAATCGGAGAAATTAGAGCGGGAAAATATATCTCTAAAATTTTAGAATTTAAAGATCCGCTGGAATGTGCGCAGAATTTGGAAGATGTTATTGGCGGAGCAGATGGAGAAAAGATTGGAGATATTTACAACACTATTTTTATAAATTCCGGAAATGTAAAGAGAGCTATCAAAGAAACCTATTCTAAAATGGAAATGCCTTTGGCTTTTAAATACCGAAAAGATTGGGAGGAAAAGCGAAAATCTGACTTTCCTGTGCTCGAAATGTTAGGAGATAATTACTCCACTATCGGTCAGTTAATTTCTGAAGGAATTCTTGAAAACGCAAAACAGTTAAATGGAGAGCCGGTTTTGGAAGGTTCTCAACTAAATGATAGCGAGATTAAAGATCACGTGATCATTTCTACCGTGCATTCTGCTAAGGGTTTAGAATCTGATGTTTGTTATGTGCTGAATGTTTCCCCTAAAGTATATCCAAGTGCCTGGAATTTACATAGCGAAGAAAGCATAGAAGAAGATAGACGAGTTTTATACGTGGCATTAACTAGAGCTAAAAATGAACTTTTTATCACGCGTGACACCAATTCCATCAACACCGTTAATAATTCTGAAAGTTCTGATGCTACTTCAAAATATTTCCTGGAGAAATTACCAAATACGCTGATAGAGCAAGTAGTAAATCCGTTTAGCATTGTCAAACCAAGAGATATTTTAACCCCTAATAGAATAGATCTTTCTGAAGGAATGGATTTTTCATAA
- a CDS encoding GNAT family N-acetyltransferase gives MKEKIRYTSAKLKDLKSILGMSMKLWKGLEKEDLEARLRKAIATETKRIFIATSSTGELVGFSFFSIRTDYVEGAKDLPTGYLEGIYLEFEYRKLGVAKELVALGEKWCKEKGCSQIGSDTWLPATVSRNFHEKLGYSEKVELVHFIKDLE, from the coding sequence ATGAAAGAAAAGATAAGGTATACCTCTGCAAAACTTAAAGATCTTAAATCGATTTTGGGGATGAGCATGAAACTTTGGAAAGGCTTAGAAAAAGAAGATCTAGAAGCGCGCTTAAGAAAAGCAATAGCAACTGAGACTAAAAGAATTTTCATCGCTACATCTTCTACAGGTGAATTGGTTGGATTTTCATTCTTTTCTATTAGAACAGATTACGTTGAAGGCGCAAAAGATTTACCTACAGGTTACCTGGAAGGTATTTATTTAGAATTTGAATACAGAAAGTTGGGAGTTGCAAAAGAATTGGTAGCTCTTGGAGAAAAGTGGTGCAAAGAAAAAGGTTGTAGCCAAATAGGATCTGATACTTGGCTACCTGCAACAGTTTCTAGAAATTTCCATGAAAAACTTGGATATTCAGAAAAGGTTGAATTAGTCCATTTTATAAAAGACCTTGAGTAA
- a CDS encoding PepSY-associated TM helix domain-containing protein translates to MKKKKSYTFRKFMTDVHLWLGLGSGIIIFLVCFSGTMLVFEEEIKSIFAEELKISAQSDKLSIEELQEQMSKEGTISSIAIPSAETEPYVFRIKTSPKDRRGSSFMVDPYSAKVLKPQKSSLDGFFGSMFRLHRWLLLDSKIGRPIVGVATIIFFFLSITGIIIWFPKKWKWMAFKPGLKIKFSAKWKRINHDLHNTLGFYSCIVLVVMILTGLCWSFGWYRDAGSMVLGTKIFGERGGAKINSKSENLQVLKIGEIYDISNRELNYSGKTNITLPQDQKGVYQIRKYNEANWSPVTSDNLVLDSDGSVLKKELFKDKPLNVQIATLIKPIHTGAIFGKLSKIVYFLACLIATSLPVTGTIIWWNKFKKKKGKKKKKKKIAVR, encoded by the coding sequence ATGAAAAAAAAGAAATCTTATACCTTCCGAAAGTTTATGACAGATGTCCATTTGTGGTTGGGACTTGGGAGTGGTATCATAATATTTCTTGTGTGTTTTAGCGGAACAATGTTGGTTTTTGAGGAAGAGATAAAATCAATTTTTGCTGAAGAATTAAAAATCTCAGCTCAATCTGATAAATTAAGTATTGAAGAATTACAGGAGCAAATGTCTAAAGAAGGAACTATATCTTCTATTGCTATACCATCTGCAGAAACCGAACCTTACGTGTTTAGAATTAAAACGTCCCCTAAAGATAGGCGTGGAAGCAGTTTTATGGTAGATCCATATTCTGCGAAAGTTCTAAAACCACAAAAATCTTCATTAGATGGTTTCTTTGGGAGTATGTTTAGATTACATAGATGGTTGCTTTTAGACAGCAAAATTGGAAGACCTATAGTAGGAGTTGCTACCATTATCTTCTTCTTTCTTAGTATTACCGGGATCATAATTTGGTTTCCAAAAAAATGGAAATGGATGGCTTTTAAACCTGGTCTTAAAATTAAGTTCTCGGCTAAATGGAAACGAATAAACCATGATCTACATAATACTTTAGGATTTTATTCTTGTATAGTATTAGTAGTAATGATCCTTACTGGGCTTTGCTGGTCTTTTGGTTGGTATCGAGATGCAGGAAGTATGGTTCTGGGAACTAAGATCTTTGGTGAAAGGGGAGGTGCTAAAATTAATTCAAAGTCAGAGAATCTGCAGGTACTCAAAATAGGGGAGATCTATGACATTTCGAATCGGGAATTAAATTATTCCGGAAAGACCAATATCACTTTACCGCAAGATCAAAAGGGAGTCTATCAAATTAGAAAGTATAATGAAGCCAACTGGTCTCCGGTAACTTCAGATAATTTGGTACTAGATAGCGATGGGAGCGTGCTTAAAAAAGAACTTTTTAAAGATAAACCTTTAAATGTTCAAATTGCGACCTTAATAAAACCAATACATACGGGTGCGATATTTGGTAAATTGTCTAAGATCGTGTATTTCTTGGCTTGTTTAATTGCTACCAGTCTTCCGGTTACCGGAACTATCATTTGGTGGAATAAGTTTAAGAAGAAGAAAGGCAAAAAGAAGAAAAAGAAAAAAATTGCTGTTCGTTAA
- a CDS encoding response regulator, whose product MKNKLNILFIEDDEIEVMKLNRTLNKIELKHSIREAKDGEEALQILSDKNRLPDIILLDLNMPKMNGIEFLKILKADETLKYIPTIILTTSNNRKDVLTCYEIGIAGYVIKPLKYEEYVQKLNAVLNYWSENELIKP is encoded by the coding sequence ATGAAAAATAAGCTCAACATATTGTTTATTGAAGACGATGAGATAGAAGTGATGAAACTCAATCGTACTCTTAATAAAATAGAACTTAAGCATAGCATTCGCGAAGCAAAAGATGGCGAAGAAGCGCTGCAAATTTTGTCAGATAAAAATAGACTGCCAGACATTATTCTATTAGATCTTAATATGCCAAAGATGAATGGAATAGAATTCCTAAAGATCTTGAAGGCAGATGAGACTCTTAAATATATTCCTACCATAATTCTTACCACTTCCAATAATAGAAAAGATGTTCTAACTTGCTATGAAATTGGAATTGCAGGTTATGTAATAAAGCCTCTTAAGTATGAGGAATACGTACAAAAACTAAATGCTGTTCTTAATTACTGGAGCGAGAACGAATTGATTAAACCTTAA
- a CDS encoding heme NO-binding domain-containing protein, translating to MKGIVFTEFLEMVENSFGLETLDNIIEGSRLPSKGIYTSVGTYDFFEMQSLIVNLSGETGISIDDLVYTYGRYFFDVLEKNHANIFSLYTSPIEMLASIENHIHVEVRKLYPGAELPKFKIIKHEDNFLEMMYFSERSMYMFAKALMERTFEHYDSNYKIELEKVKQDGTKVRFLIYKQPHATNQRN from the coding sequence ATGAAAGGAATTGTTTTTACAGAATTCTTAGAGATGGTAGAGAACAGTTTTGGACTGGAGACTCTAGATAATATTATTGAAGGATCTAGATTGCCCTCTAAAGGAATCTATACCTCTGTTGGTACCTATGATTTTTTTGAAATGCAAAGTCTCATTGTGAATCTTAGTGGAGAGACCGGAATTTCTATAGATGATCTGGTATATACTTATGGAAGATACTTTTTTGATGTTTTAGAGAAGAATCATGCTAATATTTTTAGTCTATATACCTCTCCAATAGAAATGTTGGCTTCCATAGAAAATCATATTCATGTAGAAGTTAGAAAATTATACCCCGGAGCAGAGCTTCCAAAATTTAAAATCATAAAACATGAGGATAATTTCCTTGAAATGATGTATTTTTCTGAAAGATCTATGTACATGTTTGCCAAAGCTTTGATGGAAAGAACGTTTGAGCATTATGATTCTAATTATAAAATAGAATTAGAAAAGGTTAAACAGGATGGAACTAAAGTGAGATTTTTGATTTACAAGCAGCCCCATGCAACAAACCAGAGAAATTGA